From the genome of Colletotrichum higginsianum IMI 349063 chromosome 4, whole genome shotgun sequence, one region includes:
- a CDS encoding 60S ribosomal protein L20, translating into MGRLTEYEVIGRHLPTESNPTPALYRMTIFAPNVTVAKSRYWYFLRGLKKVKKATGEIVSVKEIHEKHPLKVKNFGVWLRYDSRSGTHNMYKEYREMSRTDAVEALYSDMAARHRARFRSIHILKVVELEKGDDVKRPYIKQLISKNLSFPLPHRVAKINNQKIFSAKRPTTFA; encoded by the exons ATGG GTCGTCTCACGGAATACGAGGTCATTGGGCGCCACTTGCCCACCGAGTCCAACCCGACTCCCGCCCTGTACCGCATGACCATCTTCGCTCCCAATGTCACGGTTGCGAAGTCCCGTTACTGGTACTTCTTGCGTGGCCTGAAGAAGGTCAAGAAGGCCACCGGTGAGATCGTCAGCGTCAAGGAG ATCCACGAGAAGCACCCCCTCAAGGTCAAGAACTTCGGTGTCTGGCTCCGCTACGACTCTCGCTCCGGTACCCACAACATGTACAAGGAGTACCGCGAGATGTCCCgcaccgacgccgtcgaggccctctACTCCGACATGGCCGCCCGTCACCGTGCCCGCTTCAGGTCCATCCAC ATCctcaaggtcgtcgagctcgagaagggcgacgaTGTCAAGCGTCCCTACATCAAGCAGCTCATCTCCAAGAACCTGagcttccccctcccccaccgcGTCGCCAAGATCAACAACCAGAAGATCTTCAGCGCGAAGCGCCCTACCACCTTCGCATAG